In the genome of Rhodoferax sp. BAB1, one region contains:
- a CDS encoding LytTR family DNA-binding domain-containing protein: MGLRTLIVDDESLARSRLRTLLGDCKAPLISIEGEAANATQAIELLRRQPYDLALLDIHMPGADGLTLAQTLRSLPHPPAVIFVTAHAEHAVQAFELEAVDYLTKPVRLERLQQALQKVERLLRGRQEAGTAAPEEVLLIQERGRTERVPLAEVLYFKAELKYVTVRTAAKTYILDGALSELEEKYALRFMRVHRNALVARRAVRALEKHYDPEEGEGWAVRLSGTDELLSVSRRQLSAVREAIAAN, translated from the coding sequence CTGCGCACCCTGCTGGGCGACTGCAAGGCGCCGCTGATCAGCATCGAAGGCGAGGCCGCCAACGCCACCCAGGCCATCGAACTGCTGCGCCGCCAGCCCTATGACCTGGCCCTGCTGGACATCCACATGCCCGGCGCCGACGGCCTGACGCTGGCGCAGACCCTGCGCAGCCTGCCGCACCCCCCGGCCGTGATCTTCGTGACGGCGCACGCCGAACACGCTGTGCAGGCTTTCGAACTGGAGGCGGTGGACTACCTGACCAAGCCGGTGCGGCTGGAGCGCCTGCAGCAGGCCCTGCAGAAGGTGGAACGGCTGCTGCGCGGCCGCCAGGAGGCCGGCACGGCGGCGCCCGAAGAGGTGCTGCTGATCCAGGAACGCGGGCGGACCGAGCGCGTGCCCCTGGCCGAGGTGCTGTACTTCAAGGCCGAGCTCAAGTACGTCACCGTGCGCACGGCGGCCAAGACCTACATCCTGGATGGCGCCCTGAGCGAGCTGGAGGAAAAGTACGCCCTGCGTTTCATGCGGGTGCACCGCAATGCCCTGGTGGCCCGGCGGGCCGTGCGGGCGCTGGAGAAACACTACGACCCCGAGGAGGGCGAGGGCTGGGCGGTGCGCCTGAGCGGCACGGACGAACTGCTCTCGGTCTCGCGCCGGCAGCTGAGCGCCGTGCGCGAGGCCATCGCCGCCAACTGA
- the lolA gene encoding outer membrane lipoprotein chaperone LolA yields MKKLFAILSIAVCAMAARADGLGALELFLKTASSGRAEFTQVVTAPPREGQVARTRNSSGTFEFQRPGRFRFVYGKPLAQTIVADGQTLWLHDLDLNQVTARSQASALGSTPAALIAAAPDMRALQADYQLANGPEREGLQWVVATPRARDGQVQSVRVGLREVEQGGKKTAELAALEIVDSFGQRSLLSFSRVQLNVSLPPETFRFKPPAGADVIRQ; encoded by the coding sequence ATGAAAAAACTGTTTGCTATTCTTTCGATAGCTGTCTGCGCCATGGCGGCCCGGGCCGATGGCCTGGGTGCGCTCGAGCTTTTCCTCAAGACCGCCTCCAGCGGTCGCGCCGAATTCACCCAGGTGGTGACGGCGCCGCCACGCGAGGGCCAGGTGGCACGCACGCGCAACTCCAGCGGGACCTTCGAGTTCCAGCGTCCCGGGCGTTTCCGCTTCGTCTACGGCAAACCCCTGGCCCAGACCATCGTGGCCGATGGCCAGACCCTCTGGTTGCATGACCTGGACCTGAACCAGGTGACGGCGCGCTCGCAGGCCAGTGCCCTGGGTAGCACGCCGGCCGCGCTGATCGCTGCGGCGCCCGACATGCGGGCCCTGCAGGCCGACTACCAGCTGGCCAACGGGCCCGAGCGCGAGGGCCTGCAGTGGGTGGTGGCGACACCGCGTGCGCGCGACGGCCAGGTGCAGAGCGTGCGTGTGGGCCTGCGCGAGGTGGAGCAGGGCGGCAAGAAGACGGCCGAACTGGCCGCGCTGGAGATCGTCGACAGCTTCGGCCAGCGATCCCTGCTGAGCTTCAGCCGTGTGCAGCTCAATGTGAGCCTGCCGCCCGAGACCTTCCGCTTCAAGCCGCCGGCCGGCGCCGACGTGATCCGTCAGTAA
- a CDS encoding DNA translocase FtsK, translating to MTYRLHTLNSEDSGAAAPSRSGRGRFAGEVLLFISFVLLAYWLLVLSSHNLLDAAGSTSGDGAPVRNRGGQLGAWLADASYYLFGFSVWWCFAAAVRGWLSALARWLRGPELPVEPASSPSWLARFVASRASFWVGLALLMLASTAIEWARFYSLEPRLPGHAGGVLGYLVGPLAVRWLGVTGSALLAIGLWVLAMGLVFRFSWGHVAERIGGWVHGFLESRRARREMAQDLALGQQAAREREEGVLEEREDFIEHHTPPVLIEPVLVEVPQSTRVAKERQKPLFSDMPDSKLPQVDLLDGAQTRQETVAPETLEMTSRMIEKKLKDFGVEVRVVLAQPGPVITRYEIEPATGVKGSQIVGLAKDLARSLSLVSIRVVETIPGKNFMALELPNAKRQSIKLSEILGSQVYNEAKSMLTMGLGKDIVGNPVVADLAKMPHVLVAGTTGSGKSVGINAMILSLLYKAEARDVRLLMIDPKMLEMSVYEGIPHLLAPVVTDMKQAAHGLTWCVAEMERRYKLMSKLGVRNLAGYNHKIDEAKAREQFIYNPFSLTPEAPEPLDRLPHIVVVIDELADLMMVVGKKIEELIARLAQKARAAGIHLILATQRPSVDVITGLIKANIPTRIAFQVSSKIDSRTILDQMGAEALLGMGDMLYMASGTGLPIRVHGAFVSDEEVHRVVKYLKSQGEPDYIEGVLEGGTVDGEDGPLGEGGPSGEKDPMYDQAVEIVLKNRKASISLVQRHLKIGYNRAARLVEDMEKAGLVSAMSTNGQRDILVPARAE from the coding sequence ATGACCTACCGACTCCACACGCTCAATTCCGAAGACTCCGGCGCCGCGGCGCCTTCGCGCTCCGGCCGCGGCCGCTTCGCAGGCGAGGTGCTGCTTTTCATCAGTTTCGTGCTGTTGGCCTACTGGCTGCTGGTCCTGAGCAGTCACAACCTGCTCGATGCCGCCGGATCCACCTCGGGTGACGGCGCCCCCGTGCGCAACCGGGGTGGCCAGCTCGGCGCCTGGCTGGCCGATGCCAGCTACTACCTCTTCGGCTTCTCGGTCTGGTGGTGTTTTGCTGCGGCGGTGCGGGGCTGGCTGTCGGCGCTGGCGCGCTGGCTGCGCGGCCCGGAATTGCCTGTCGAACCTGCAAGCTCCCCTTCGTGGCTGGCGCGCTTCGTGGCCAGCCGCGCCAGTTTCTGGGTCGGCCTGGCCCTGCTGATGCTGGCCAGCACGGCGATCGAGTGGGCACGTTTCTACAGCCTGGAGCCGCGCCTGCCGGGGCATGCCGGTGGCGTGCTGGGGTATCTGGTCGGGCCGCTGGCGGTGCGCTGGCTGGGTGTCACCGGCTCGGCGCTGCTGGCCATCGGCCTGTGGGTGCTGGCCATGGGCCTGGTGTTCCGTTTTTCCTGGGGCCATGTGGCCGAGCGCATCGGCGGCTGGGTCCACGGTTTTCTCGAATCGCGCCGCGCACGCCGCGAAATGGCGCAGGACCTGGCCCTGGGCCAGCAGGCCGCCCGCGAGCGCGAGGAGGGCGTGCTGGAGGAGCGCGAGGACTTCATCGAACACCACACGCCGCCCGTGCTGATCGAGCCGGTGCTGGTGGAGGTGCCGCAGAGCACGCGCGTGGCCAAGGAGCGCCAGAAGCCGCTGTTCAGCGACATGCCCGACTCCAAGCTGCCCCAGGTCGACCTGCTCGACGGCGCGCAGACTCGGCAGGAAACCGTGGCGCCCGAAACGCTGGAGATGACCAGCCGCATGATCGAGAAGAAGCTCAAGGACTTCGGCGTCGAGGTGCGTGTGGTGCTGGCCCAGCCCGGCCCGGTGATCACGCGCTACGAGATCGAACCCGCCACCGGCGTCAAGGGCTCGCAGATCGTGGGCCTGGCCAAGGACCTGGCGCGCTCCCTGAGCCTGGTGTCCATCCGTGTGGTCGAGACCATCCCGGGCAAGAACTTCATGGCGCTGGAGCTGCCCAATGCCAAGCGCCAGTCCATCAAGCTGTCCGAGATCCTGGGTTCGCAGGTCTACAACGAGGCCAAGTCCATGCTGACCATGGGCCTGGGCAAGGACATCGTGGGCAACCCGGTGGTGGCCGACCTGGCCAAGATGCCGCACGTGCTGGTGGCCGGTACCACCGGCTCGGGCAAGTCGGTCGGCATCAACGCCATGATTTTGAGCCTGCTGTACAAGGCCGAGGCGCGTGACGTGCGCCTGCTCATGATCGACCCCAAGATGCTGGAGATGTCGGTCTACGAAGGCATCCCGCACCTGCTGGCCCCCGTGGTGACCGACATGAAACAGGCCGCGCATGGCCTGACCTGGTGCGTGGCCGAGATGGAGCGCCGTTACAAACTCATGAGCAAGCTGGGCGTGCGCAACCTGGCCGGCTACAACCACAAGATCGACGAGGCCAAGGCCAGGGAACAGTTCATCTACAACCCCTTCAGCCTGACACCCGAGGCGCCTGAGCCGCTGGACCGGCTGCCGCACATCGTGGTGGTCATCGACGAGCTGGCCGACCTGATGATGGTGGTGGGCAAGAAGATCGAAGAACTCATCGCCCGCCTGGCGCAGAAGGCGCGCGCCGCCGGCATCCACCTGATCCTGGCCACCCAGCGCCCCAGCGTGGACGTGATCACCGGCCTGATCAAGGCCAACATCCCCACCCGCATCGCCTTCCAGGTCAGCAGCAAGATCGACAGCCGCACCATCCTGGACCAGATGGGTGCCGAGGCCCTGCTGGGCATGGGCGACATGCTCTACATGGCCAGCGGCACCGGCCTGCCCATCCGTGTGCACGGCGCCTTTGTCAGCGACGAGGAAGTGCACCGTGTGGTGAAGTACCTCAAGAGCCAGGGCGAGCCTGATTACATCGAGGGCGTGCTCGAAGGCGGCACGGTCGATGGCGAGGACGGCCCGCTGGGCGAAGGCGGCCCCAGTGGCGAGAAGGACCCCATGTACGACCAGGCGGTGGAAATCGTCCTGAAGAACCGCAAGGCCAGCATCTCGCTGGTACAGCGCCATTTGAAGATCGGCTACAACCGCGCGGCACGCCTGGTGGAAGACATGGAAAAGGCGGGTCTCGTCAGCGCCATGAGCACCAACGGCCAGCGCGACATCCTGGTGCCGGCGCGCGCGGAGTGA